Sequence from the bacterium genome:
GTCTGCGCCGCCGCGGCGACCTCTTCGACCGGCAGCGCCGGGCCCCACAGCTCGACGTCGTCGCCCGCGCGGACGGCGAGGTCGCCGGCGTCGACGGTCAGTTGATCCATGCTGATCCGTCCCGCCACCCGTACGCGCCGCCCGCCGACCGCCACCTCGGCCGCGCGCCACGCCAGGCGCGGGTACCCGTCCGCGTAGCCGAGCGGCACCGTCGCGATCGTGGTCTCCCGCGGCGCGCGGTACTCGCGGCCGTAGCCCACCGCGGTTCCGGCGGGGACGCGCTTCACCTGCACGACGCGCGCGACGAGGCGCATCGCCGGCCGCAGCGGGACGCGCGCCCCGAGGTGCGGCGCCGGAGAGACGCCGTACACGGCGATGCCGCAGCGCACGAGATCGAAGTGCGCCTCCGGGAGCGCGAGCGTGCCCGCGCTGTTTGCGGCGTGGTACAGCAGGCCCTCGAGGCCCGCGCCGCGCAGCGCCGCCTGGACGCGGGCGAACTCCGCGACCTGCCCGCGGGTCGCGGCGAGGTCGACGTCGTCCGCGGACGGGAAGTGCGTGTAGCAGCCTTCCAGCGCGACCCCGGGGAGCTCCGCGAGCGCGCGGGCCAGCGCCGGCGCATCCGCCGGAGCGCACCCCGCGCGCCCCATCCCCGTGTCCACCTTGAGGTGCAGCCGCGCCGGGCGCCCCGACGGCCTCGCCGCCCGGCTGAGCGCGCGCGCCGCGTCGAGATCGGCGACCCCGGCCGAGAGATCGAGCGCGACGATTCGCGGCGCCTCGTCCGGCAGCGTGAGGTCGAGCAGCACCACCGGCTCGCGAACGCCCGCGCGGCGCAACTCCTCGCCTTCGTCCACGGTCGCGACGCCAAAGCCCCACGCCCCCGCCGCGGCGGCCGCCCGCGTCACCTCGACGGCGCCGTGCCCGTAGCCGTTGGCCTTCACCACCACCAGCAGCTTCGCGGGCGGGACCAGCGCGCCCCGGAGCGCATGAACGTTGTCGCGGATCGCGTCGAGATCGATCTCCGCCCAGCCGGCCCGCAGCGGCCTAGCCGACATGCGTGATGCCCTCG
This genomic interval carries:
- the alr gene encoding alanine racemase, with the protein product MSARPLRAGWAEIDLDAIRDNVHALRGALVPPAKLLVVVKANGYGHGAVEVTRAAAAAGAWGFGVATVDEGEELRRAGVREPVVLLDLTLPDEAPRIVALDLSAGVADLDAARALSRAARPSGRPARLHLKVDTGMGRAGCAPADAPALARALAELPGVALEGCYTHFPSADDVDLAATRGQVAEFARVQAALRGAGLEGLLYHAANSAGTLALPEAHFDLVRCGIAVYGVSPAPHLGARVPLRPAMRLVARVVQVKRVPAGTAVGYGREYRAPRETTIATVPLGYADGYPRLAWRAAEVAVGGRRVRVAGRISMDQLTVDAGDLAVRAGDDVELWGPALPVEEVAAAAQTIAWELLVRVPLRVPRVFTSGGAVRSVRTLVDAWDEAAGERGSRRARRLSGRAGR